aattatatttttcttgaagtctgagggtatttcgccttgctcaacagatggtacaattttgtcaggactgcctctcccaaggccgtcagtagttctaatagaatgttgtctactcctggggtcttgtttcgaatcaggtctttcagtgctttgtcgaaCTCTTcctacagtatcgtatctcccatttcatcttcatctacatcctcttccacaatattgtccttaagtacatcgccattgtatagaccctctatatactccttccactgttctgccttcccttctttgcttagcactggttttccatctaagctcctgatatttatacaagtggttctcttttctccaaaggtctctttacttttcctgtggacagtatctaccttacccctagtgagataagcctctacatcgttacatttgtcctctagccattttgcacttcctgtcgatcttatttatgagacgtttgcattcctttttgcctgcttcatttactgcatttttatattttctcctttcatcaacagaattcaatatttcttctgttatccgaggatttctactagccctcgtcttttttcctacttgatcctcggctgcatTTACTacttatccctcagagctacccattcttcttctactgtatttctttcccccattcctgtcaattgttcccttatgctctgtacaacctctggttctttcagtttatccaggtcccatatcctcaaattcccgcctttttgcagcctcttcagttttaaaatacagtccatagccaatagattgtggtatgagtccacatctgccctgggaaaagtcttacaatttaaaacctggttcctaaatctctgtgttaccatcatatagtctatctgatacttttgattatctccaagcttcttccatgtatacaaccttctttcgtggttcttgaacaaagtgttagctatgattaagttatgctctgtgcataattctaccaggtgccctcctctttcatttcttacctccaattcATATTCAAGTACTACGTTTCCTCCTaatccttttcctactctcgaattccagtcacccatgactattaaattttcgcctcccttcactacctgaataatttcttttacctcatcatacatttcatcaacttcttcgtcatctgcagagctagttggcatataaacctgtactactctagtaggcatggtgtttgtgtctatcttggccacaataaatgtgttcactatgctgtttgtagtagcttacccacactcctattttttattcattattaaacctactcctgcattacctctatttgattttgtatttataaccctgtagtcacatgaccataagtcttgttcctcctgccaccaaacttcactaattcccactatatctaactttaacctatccatttccctttttaaattttctaacctacctgcccaattaagggatctgacattccatgctccgacctgtagaacgccagttttctttctcctgaaaacgacatcctctcgagtagtccctgcctggacgTACAACtacaggactattttacctccggaatatttcactgaagaggacgccatcatcatttaaccatacagtaaagctgaatgcccccaggaaaaattatggctgaagCTTCCTCTTCTTTTCAGccattcccagtaccagcacagcaagaccattttggttagtgttacaaggccagatcagtcaatcatccagactgtggcccctgcaactactgaaaaggctgctgctcctcttcaggaaccacacatttgtctggcctcttaacagatacgcctctgttgtggttacacctatggtacagctatctgtatcggtgaggcatgcaagcctccccaccaaaggcaaggtccatggtatcaTGAGAAAGATGGAGTAAATGAAATCACATCACAACAAAGTGTCATAGCTAAAGTGTAACAAAACAGAACAGTGCCAATCACTTAATTGTAACTATCCCCAGTTATTACGCAGATGATGGGACATACTAAAGCACTTTTACCAATAACAAATAGGTAGGgaatcaaaaataaaaacaatcgttctgaaattaaaaatgaagcATAAGTACAGATTTCCTAAAAcgtcatgtttatttacacaaattaagaaaaatatttagaaTGGAAACATCTTTGAATATAACACAAGACATTTACTACTCATgtccacagctctcccatgtgttgTTCTTGTGTATACAAATACATGGAATCAAACTGTAACACCTAATGTTTGTTTTCCAATTTCAATTTGTGTATAACTTACACAGTATTACATGCTGAACAAATAATTAGGAGCTTTGGTGCATAACACTTATCTACTTTATCTCTTAATCAAGTACAGAGCtttgtgaaacaaaaaaatttcacaaaaaatatagCTATTGTGCAGTGGTGTAAATGGTAACCAAACAATGATTTTGTTAGACTACACATTCTCACATCTGACCAGTTTACATGAAGATGTACTGATGAGCAAAAATGTCATGAACACTACAAGTGGGGAGAATGAATGCCATGTTGTAGACACATGATGCAGTAAGCAGGTTACAAGTATAGCAGATCAGATATTAAGAAGGAATTGTTCCACCAATTAGATGGGTTGCAAACATGTAAATCCAATGACATAAGTAACATTAGCAAAGGGCAGGTTAAGGTGGCGTTGCAGTTGGGAACTAGCACCTCAAAAGTGGCTGAAAGGTCATAAATCCATAACCTTATAAATAGATTTATACTTATATACTTCATCACAAATCATGGAGATCAGAAGCTTACCTGTTCTGTAAAGCTGGACATGTGGCAATGTGTGGCATATCTACCAATTCACCAAACTGTTCAATTGCAACTGCAGTGGGCAAGGGATCATTGAGGCTGGACTGAAGGTCAATGCTAATGTCAACTGTCAGGATGTGTGACATTTACTGTTACACCAGGTCAATTGCCACATCCAGATATGCAGTCAACTAGGTGAATGGCACCAGATGGGGGGCACATTATGATATGGGCTACTTTGGGACATCTGGTAATAATTTAATGCAACATGACAGTTGCAGACTATGTGATCTTTATTGGAACTACAAGGATTCCTTCATGACTGATGTGCTCTCCCACAGTGAAGGcagctttcagcaggataactgtccgtgtcatgtGCAGAACGACTCCACAGTGGCCTGAGTAGCATGGTAACTAACACTGATGTCTCGACCACACCATTTAGCTGATTTGAATATGTGGAATACAACTGGTGCAATATACATCCAGAGACATGAAAACAATGTGTCAAGTCCATATCATGTAGAACTGTCGATGTATTGTGTTCCAAATGTGGACAAACATGCTAGTAAGCAGGTTGCTATATTTCTTGTTAAGTTTACTAATGCAGGATTAGTAACAACAGAACATAAATGTACACACTATTAATAATATATATACCAAATCACTTGATAAAACATACCTGAGTAAAATAATTGCCATAATTATGTTTCTCCAGTGGTGAGTTTACTAGCCTGAGTGAAAGAAATGCTATAAATACATTCTTGCTCTCGCTCTTTCTAAAATGCAGAGCTACAAGTACTACATTTCGTATAACAAGCAGGAAGTCATCACATTTTCTTGGCCTTCTACTGAATATTGCATGGTCCTTATGATTACTGAAGAAGGTAAGGATTTATCACAATTCACAATCTTTTTGTCTCAATATTGACTGGGAAAGCTGTAGTGTTAATGACAAAAACACATTTGATTCATGTTTCAGGAGTATTTACTAATAGAATTTCTTGACATCTCAACCTGCTGATATGGATTTTTATATTGTCACATTATCTGTTACCACTCTATAGTACGTATCATAGCACACTTTTTTTTCTAACACATTTTAATGTTATTTCACAGGCATTACAATTTATTGTCCCCCTGTTACATCCATTATTTTACAGGCCTTGAGGGCACAAACCAGGAAAACCTATTTGCGTAAACTAACACTTACTTGTATTTTCTTTCTTATGTGAAGTAATGCATGTGTCTTGGGAGTACCCAATTAAGTGAAACTTTTGGCACAGATACCACATTTGTGATGTCCCCTTCCAATGTGTTCTAATGCATGTGTCTTGAGACTGCCTCCCTGAGCAAAACATTTCCCAcacatctcacatttgtgaggtttctttccagtgtgaattaataaatgtttcttgagattgcttgacgtaacaaaagatttcccacaaatttcacatttgtgaggtttctttccagtgtgaattaatccaTGTATCTTGAGACCACCTGCCATAACAAaaaatttcccacaaatctcacatttgtgcggtttctttccagtgtgaattaaccaATGTGTCTTGAGATTGCCTGCCCtagtaaaagatttcccacaagtctcacatttgtgaggtttatttccagtgtgaattacagagtgtaCCTTAAGATGGCATAACCTaataaaagatttcccacaaatctcacatttgtggggTTTTTctccagtgtgaattaatgtgtGTCTTTTGAGACCGCCTACTccagcaaaagatttcccacaaatctcgcaTATCttaggtttctttccagtgtgaattaattcgTGTGTCTTGAGCTGGTGTGACAAAGTAAAACATCTcccacaaaactcacatttgtgaggtttctgtcCAGTGTGAATTAATAAATGTAACTTGAGATTGCCTGCCTGAACAAAAGATTTCCCACACagctcacatttgtgaggtttctttccagtgtgaattaatccaTGTAATTtgagatcgcctgacctaacaaaagatttcccacaaatctcacatttgtgaggtttctttccagtgtgaattaatccgTGTATCTTGAGATCGCCTGACCTAGCAAATGATTTCCCACAAATATCGCATTTGtgtggtttctttccagtgtgaattaatgtaTGTTTCTTGAGATAGCATAACAcagtaaaagatttcccacaaaactcacatttgtgaggtttctgtcCAGTGTGAATTAATAAGTGTAACTTGAGATTGCTTGCCcgagcaaaagatttcccacactgCTCACATTTTTGAGGTTTCTGTCCAGTGTGAATTAAGAAGTGTAACTTGAGATTGCCTGCCcgagcaaaagatttcccacactgCTCACATTtttgaggtttctttccagtgtgaattaatccaTGTCTCTTGAGATCGTCTGACCTAACAaaggatttcccacaaatctcacatttgtgaggtttcttttcAGCGTGAATTAATTCATGTCTCTTGAGATTGTGAGACGAAGAAAAACACCTCCCACAAATATCACATTTATGAGGTTTCTTTCCACTGTGAATTAATGTTTGTGTATTGACATGACTTGACTGAGCAAACGATTCCCCACGAATCTCACATTTGTGGGGTTTCTTTCCAATGTGAATTAGTTTCTCTCTCTTGAGATGATGTGACCTACCAAACAAGTTGCCACAAATACCATATTTGTCAGTTCTGTTTGCAGTAATTAGATCAGCCTGGGCACTGAAATTAACAGCTGTAGATAAATTTCCATAATCAActgttttctctgcatcatttgtcATGTGTGTGTTATACATGTCATTAGAAGACTTCTTTGAAGCTTTCCAAGTTTCCTTACATGAAGACTGCTCATTGTGTTGTGTAGCAGAAACTTCTGGCAAACTATCCAAGAAGATACTGCTTTGATGCTCATCAATATAGCCATATTTTTCATGGTTGCCAGCAATTAAGACATGATATTTCTCACTCATTCTTAAATGTTTTTTCAAACTAACATTACTGTGAAATACCTCACCACACCACTTGCAAACATACAAAGGTGGTTGTGTGCCATCAATGTGCATAAACACATGCATTATGAGTCTGTATTTTGAAGGAAAGCTCTGTTGGCAGGAATTACAGCTATATACATGAAATTCCTTTTCCCTCATACTACAGTCATATCTGGTGGCAACTGAGCATTCCTCATCAACAGTCACATCTTCTGTACAGGTACCAAACTTGTGTGTTGACTTCTCCATGTCTATCACAAACTCATCCTGTCTATGGTGACATGTTTCTTCACATGATACTTCACACCTCCCACCAGTACTCTGAGTCAATCTGAAGAGTGAGGAGCAGAATGTTACATAATGATATATATACAACAAAGAAACAATATTTGAGTGTCCATAAATACAGTACTATAGGCCAGAGGTCACAAAAGTGGATATGAAATTACATATTTAGTAACTAGTGATTTAAAATTATAAAGTTCAACCAGAAGGAAAGAACTGATAAGGTAAAAGTGGTTTAAACGAAAATAACCAGAACCAATTCAATTACGATTAATCTGAGTAACTGCCAACTTGATTTGAAATTTGAGATCAGATTAAAATAATTTCACGCattacaatctttttaaaataCAGTGCTACAAGTTAATGGTCTACACCAATTTATTAAATGTATCAAAAAATGTATCAGTTACATGTTATTATTCAATATTCGTAAGTTCAAGGCATTTCAGATTCaattaagagaaataatttttaattgttcCTTTTCCATTATCTCAGCTCTGTAAGTGCCTTTTCTTTGTTTTGCAGTATCACCTGTGGAAATGATAAATTTATTTCACCTAGTAAAGAGATTTTTTTGTTTGATTCCCAATGAGTCAAGAACTAGTGCAAGCTTCAATATTTTGATTAGGTATCTAGTATGGATGTTAATTGGGTGGATAAAGACTGTTCATGTACAAGAATCAATGTCACAGCaaccaagggaaaaaaaatttgcaaACTGATAAATTAATGTGAATGGCACACTTGAAGATGGTTTTAATCTGAGACTGTTTTTGGCACTAAAATTTatatgaagctttgcacaaatggAAATACCGTCTGAAAGGATGGAAATGGTTGTAAATTTTCCAGTACATTAGCAgtgagcatttttgaaaatttttacgtCTTCCCAAAATCTGGTCACCTGCCACTGCAGAGCACCATTGACTGAAGGACACACACATAAATGGCCACTTCATCACCCATTAGACACTGCTGGCACATATTGAgtggcagttataacagttgatGCATGAGATACCCCGCAGTATCTGGGTCCCATTATTCCACCTGCAGATAACCCTTTCCCACAGATCAGAACTGTGATGCCTTTCAGGTCTGCAGTATGTGCAGCATGTTGGAAATGAAATATTACAAACTACTGAAGGTGTGTATGCTCCAGTGTTTTCTTTTGTTCTGACTGTAACTTTCGAATTTTTTGCATTGTGTTGGGTATATACTTTTGTTTGACCTTGTTCTGGTAAATTTCGAGTGTTTCTAAACTCGTAATTGGGACCACACGATTTTATAACGTAACTTCTATCATGGTGTGTGTCAGATTCTAGAAGTTGACAACTGAATcactaaatattgtaatttctttttaaCTCAATTAGATACAACATAGGAAAGTGAAGTAACTGAAtattaataataaagaaagaaatcgAAAAAATATGCAAGTAAGATTTCAAAGAAATACCTTTCTGTGTCTCACAGTACTAGAAATAAAACTTCCAATTAAAATTTTATGCTATGCCAGTCAACCGTAAACAAACCAGTATAAGAAAGAGAATCTGGTGGAATgtttaacaataaataaatttcGACGTTAATTATGTATTAATTATTTTGAGACCTCCATGTAAGCACTGTGTAGGTACTGCGTACTTGTCAAATCTTTAATCTTTACTGCGTAACAATTTTTGTGGCAGGTATAATCATAAACTATTCATGCAGTGTTGATTGAAGTGCACATATATTTTATCAACATACTACAGCCTGGTCAGTAACACTGATAATGGTTTACACTACATATGTTAAAAATTTTGTGAGTATAGCTCTTAGCTCTACTTTATTTGTTCGTTGTCTCGATTCTCAAACCAAAGAGCTGTCATTATGAACAAAAACCCTTTACTAAATTCTGTCTATCCAGCAGGTACCCCTCTATCCAACTACTAGTCAGGTCGGGGGACTAATAGGACTTTGCTGTCTTTATTCGGTCTttctgccgaaactggttgcaaagtGCCATTGCATATATAGGCTAGTATTACGATGTGGTTGCCACTCCCAAAGActcccccctcccaacccccaggacagaattagtgcaCTGCAACTGTCTGTGTCCTGTGTAATCCACGGGAAAGTGTGAATGTCTGCAAATTTTTGTAACCTGTCTAACTGatgtggaacgtggggaccagcccagtattcacctagtgggatgtggagaaCTGCCAAAAACAacatccaggatggccggcacaccagcccttcATAGTTAATCTGACAGGCAGATTCGATCTGGGTTCACCACACCGACCTgaatccaggaagcagtgcattagtggTCTCGGCTACACTGGCAGGTCATTCCTTACATTACTGTGAATATATTACATCTAGTTTCACTTATTGAGGAAAGATTGTCAATGCATTTGATGCCAAACTTGGAGATGGCTGTGAATACAAGCAAGCCTATTAAAGCTTTTATCTCAAAATCATCATCATGCCGAGAAGGTATGTTCTTTTGAACATTTTAATATTATCAACATTCTGTTTCATCACTGTTGAATCTCATGTAAAACACCTTGAGGGAAAAGTACACCTGATTTCTTGTTCAATGTCTCAAGTTCTACCCAACGCTTCACCACTAAGTCACAGGGCAGGAATCTGCAAAGCAATGTTATATTGTCTAGCACAAACATTGCTTAGGTTgtgcatttgtccatttgaaagagTTTCCCCTACCATAAAAGCAGGAATCATGTTGACATGACTATGTCCTTTGTTATCATAATCAtttccatcaccaccaccacccagaCCCTCTTCTGAATTTGTATCACCAATTTCCATTGTGTAATCTCGATGAATATTACTGTCAACCAGAACATAATCATTTATCCGAAATATACGTTGAAGTACGGTTCTCTTACTCTCAGAAAtcatggatgatgatgtttggtttgtggagcactcaactgcacagtcatcagtacCTGTAAAAAGTCCACATTTTTACACATTCTATTTTCTTACACAGTCAAATGTAGCCagtcacagatgatgatgatgatgatgatgaaatgaaaacaATGCAAACACCTGGTCACCAGGCAGAGAAAGTCACCAACCCGACAAGGAATCAATCCCAGAACCCAATGATCTAGAAGCAGCAATgctactagaccacaagctgcagacagaACTCATGGAGAATAATACGTCCGTTCAGGCTAGTTTGAATGGTTAGAGACACGTGGCACACACTGCATATTGTAAAAGACAGTGACAGTAGGCATCATAGTTATTACactgtaataacaacaataaacacaAGCTGTTGATGAAAATCCCTGCTGAGTATCAATCATGGAATGAGTGTAGTATATTTGCAAGACATCATAGCAACTTTATTATGAATCTACTGAGAAAAAATTGTCTGAGCAGCACCATGTTTTCATGACAAGATGTCAATACAAGGCATT
Above is a window of Schistocerca cancellata isolate TAMUIC-IGC-003103 chromosome 11, iqSchCanc2.1, whole genome shotgun sequence DNA encoding:
- the LOC126108889 gene encoding zinc finger protein 729-like isoform X3; amino-acid sequence: MEKSTHKFGTCTEDVTVDEECSVATRYDCSMREKEFHVYSCNSCQQSFPSKYRLIMHVFMHIDGTQPPLYVCKWCGEVFHSNVSLKKHLRMSEKYHVLIAGNHEKYGYIDEHQSSIFLDSLPEVSATQHNEQSSCKETWKASKKSSNDMYNTHMTNDAEKTVDYGNLSTAVNFSAQADLITANRTDKYGICGNLFGRSHHLKREKLIHIGKKPHKCEIRGESFAQSSHVNTQTLIHSGKKPHKCDICGRCFSSSHNLKRHELIHAEKKPHKCEICGKSFVRSDDLKRHGLIHTGKKPQKCEQCGKSFARAGNLKLHFLIHTGQKPQKCEQCGKSFARASNLKLHLLIHTGQKPHKCEFCGKSFTVLCYLKKHTLIHTGKKPHKCDICGKSFARSGDLKIHGLIHTGKKPHKCEICGKSFVRSGDLKLHGLIHTGKKPHKCELCGKSFVQAGNLKLHLLIHTGQKPHKCEFCGRCFTLSHQLKTHELIHTGKKPKICEICGKSFAGVGGLKRHTLIHTGEKPHKCEICGKSFIRLCHLKVHSVIHTGNKPHKCETCGKSFTRAGNLKTHWLIHTGKKPHKCEICGKFFVMAGGLKIHGLIHTGKKPHKCEICGKSFVTSSNLKKHLLIHTGKKPHKCEMCGKCFAQGGSLKTHALEHIGRGHHKCGICAKSFT
- the LOC126108889 gene encoding zinc finger protein 431-like isoform X1, whose product is MFQEPTMWIKKEETDEVQTELCSMFLEDPLKTDSLSVWVKQDPELKQDADGSEHNPVKDPLGISWSTDFIKKDPELNLEMNVTENIVETSTRYTSATARLTQSTGGRCEVSCEETCHHRQDEFVIDMEKSTHKFGTCTEDVTVDEECSVATRYDCSMREKEFHVYSCNSCQQSFPSKYRLIMHVFMHIDGTQPPLYVCKWCGEVFHSNVSLKKHLRMSEKYHVLIAGNHEKYGYIDEHQSSIFLDSLPEVSATQHNEQSSCKETWKASKKSSNDMYNTHMTNDAEKTVDYGNLSTAVNFSAQADLITANRTDKYGICGNLFGRSHHLKREKLIHIGKKPHKCEIRGESFAQSSHVNTQTLIHSGKKPHKCDICGRCFSSSHNLKRHELIHAEKKPHKCEICGKSFVRSDDLKRHGLIHTGKKPQKCEQCGKSFARAGNLKLHFLIHTGQKPQKCEQCGKSFARASNLKLHLLIHTGQKPHKCEFCGKSFTVLCYLKKHTLIHTGKKPHKCDICGKSFARSGDLKIHGLIHTGKKPHKCEICGKSFVRSGDLKLHGLIHTGKKPHKCELCGKSFVQAGNLKLHLLIHTGQKPHKCEFCGRCFTLSHQLKTHELIHTGKKPKICEICGKSFAGVGGLKRHTLIHTGEKPHKCEICGKSFIRLCHLKVHSVIHTGNKPHKCETCGKSFTRAGNLKTHWLIHTGKKPHKCEICGKFFVMAGGLKIHGLIHTGKKPHKCEICGKSFVTSSNLKKHLLIHTGKKPHKCEMCGKCFAQGGSLKTHALEHIGRGHHKCGICAKSFT
- the LOC126108889 gene encoding zinc finger protein 431-like isoform X2; the encoded protein is MYQRLTQSTGGRCEVSCEETCHHRQDEFVIDMEKSTHKFGTCTEDVTVDEECSVATRYDCSMREKEFHVYSCNSCQQSFPSKYRLIMHVFMHIDGTQPPLYVCKWCGEVFHSNVSLKKHLRMSEKYHVLIAGNHEKYGYIDEHQSSIFLDSLPEVSATQHNEQSSCKETWKASKKSSNDMYNTHMTNDAEKTVDYGNLSTAVNFSAQADLITANRTDKYGICGNLFGRSHHLKREKLIHIGKKPHKCEIRGESFAQSSHVNTQTLIHSGKKPHKCDICGRCFSSSHNLKRHELIHAEKKPHKCEICGKSFVRSDDLKRHGLIHTGKKPQKCEQCGKSFARAGNLKLHFLIHTGQKPQKCEQCGKSFARASNLKLHLLIHTGQKPHKCEFCGKSFTVLCYLKKHTLIHTGKKPHKCDICGKSFARSGDLKIHGLIHTGKKPHKCEICGKSFVRSGDLKLHGLIHTGKKPHKCELCGKSFVQAGNLKLHLLIHTGQKPHKCEFCGRCFTLSHQLKTHELIHTGKKPKICEICGKSFAGVGGLKRHTLIHTGEKPHKCEICGKSFIRLCHLKVHSVIHTGNKPHKCETCGKSFTRAGNLKTHWLIHTGKKPHKCEICGKFFVMAGGLKIHGLIHTGKKPHKCEICGKSFVTSSNLKKHLLIHTGKKPHKCEMCGKCFAQGGSLKTHALEHIGRGHHKCGICAKSFT